The following proteins are co-located in the Manihot esculenta cultivar AM560-2 chromosome 9, M.esculenta_v8, whole genome shotgun sequence genome:
- the LOC110623563 gene encoding cytokinin riboside 5'-monophosphate phosphoribohydrolase LOG7: MEETKSRFQRICVFCGSSSGKKASYQEAAVELGKELVERRIDLVYGGGSVGLMGLVSQAVHDGGRHVLGVIPRTLMPREIIGQTVGEVRAVSDMHQRKAEMARQADAFIALPGGYGTLEELLEVITWAQLGIHRKPVGLLNVDGFYNSLLSFIDKAVDEGFISTTARRIIVSAPTAKQLVRQLEEYEPEYDEITSKLVWEEVDRLNYVPGSGVATS; the protein is encoded by the exons ATGGAAGAAACCAAGTCCAGGTTTCAGAGAATCTGTGTCTTCTGCGGCAGCAGTTCAGGCAAGAAAGCTAGCTATCAAGAAGCCGCTGTTGAGTTAGGCAAGGAACTG GTGGAGAGAAGGATTGATTTGGTCTATGGAGGTGGGAGCGTGGGATTGATGGGTCTTGTTTCTCAGGCAGTTCATGATGGTGGGCGCCATGTTCTAGG AGTTATTCCAAGGACACTAATGCCCAGAGAG ATAATTGGTCAGACTGTTGGAGAAGTAAGAGCTGTCTCTGATATGCATCAAAGGAAAGCTGAGATGGCACGCCAAGCTGATGCCTTCATAGCCCTTCCAG GAGGCTATGGCACCCTTGAAGAATTACTGGAAGTCATTACATGGGCTCAGCTTGGTATTCATCGCAAACCT GTGGGTCTCTTGAATGTGGATGGCTTCTATAATTCATTGTTGTCTTTCATTGATAAGGCCGTTGATGAGGGCTTCATATCTACTACTGCACGTCGCATTATCGTTTCTGCCCCAACTGCCAAGCAATTGGTCAGACAACTTGag GAATACGAACCAGAGTACGATGAAATAACATCGAAGCTGGTATGGGAGGAAGTTGACAGACTAAATTATGTGCCTGGATCAGGAGTAGCTACATCGTAG
- the LOC110623724 gene encoding 2-Cys peroxiredoxin BAS1, chloroplastic gives MACSATSTTGLISSIAATTKSMASPISKPSQTVTLPSSFFGQRKPLLQSRSPRSVSLKRGNHSRKSFVVKASGDLPLVGNTAPDFEAEAVFDQEFIKVKLSEYIGKKYVILFFYPLDFTFVCPTEITAFSDRYAEFEKLNTEILGVSIDSVFSHLAWVQTDRKSGGLGDLNYPLISDVTKSIAKSYGVLIPDQGIALRGLFIIDKEGVIQHSTINNLAIGRSVDETLRTLQALQYVQENPDEVCPAGWKPGDKSMKPDPKLSKEYFSAI, from the exons ATGGCTTGCTCCGCCACTTCAACCACCGGCCTCATCTCCTCAATCGCCGCCACTACCAAATCCATGGCATCTCCTATCTCAAAACCCTCTCAAACCGTAACTCTACCCAGTTCCTTCTTTGGCCAACGTAAGCCCCTCCTCCAATCTCGCTCCCCTCGATCAGTCTCATTGAAGCGCGGCAACCATTCCAGGAAGAGCTTCGTTGTCAAGGCCAGT GGTGACCTTCCGCTGGTGGGAAATACAGCACCAGATTTCGAGGCAGAGGCTGTTTTTGATCAGGAGTTTATTAAG GTTAAACTCTCGGAGTATATTGGGAAGAAATACGTGATTCTCTTTTTTTATCCATTGGACTTCACATTTGTTTGCCCCACAG AGATCACCGCTTTCAGTGACCGTTATGCAGAGTTTGAGAAGCTAAACACTGAAATATTGGGTGTTTCAATTGACAGTGTG TTCTCCCACCTGGCATGGGTTCAAACTGACAGAAAATCTGGTGGTCTTGGAGATTTAAACTATCCCTTGATATCTGATGTCACTAAATCAATTGCAAAATCCTATGGGGTGCTAATCCCTGATCAG GGAATTGCTTTGAGAGGACTTTTCATTATTGACAAGGAAGGAGTAATTCAACACTCCACCATTAACAATCTTGCTATTGGGCGAAGTGTCGACGAAACGTTAAGAACACTCCAG GCATTGCAATATGTGCAAGAAAATCCAGATGAAGTTTGTCCAGCAGGGTGGAAACCTGGGGACAAGTCAATGAAGCCAGACCCCAAGCTGAGCAAGGAGTACTTCTCAGCAATATGA